In Bacillus sp. 2205SS5-2, a single genomic region encodes these proteins:
- the tpiA gene encoding triose-phosphate isomerase, translating to MRKPIIAGNWKMHKTMEEAKAFAQEVNGLTPGKDRVDSVICAPALFLDRLVEITKDYNVEIGAQNMHFEESGAFTGELSPKAIADLGVKYVILGHSERREMFNETDEAVNKKTLAAFQYDLTPIVCVGETLDQRESEQTMSVVGDQVKKALTGLTEDQLKQTVIAYEPIWAIGTGKSSTSADANEVCSYIRKVVATEFSQEAADAVRIQYGGSVKPENIAEYMAQPDIDGALVGGASLEAKSYLQLLEAGSHE from the coding sequence ATGCGCAAGCCAATTATAGCAGGTAACTGGAAAATGCATAAAACTATGGAGGAAGCAAAAGCTTTTGCTCAAGAAGTAAACGGACTCACTCCTGGCAAAGATCGTGTAGATTCGGTCATATGTGCACCAGCATTGTTTTTAGATCGTTTAGTTGAAATTACGAAAGACTACAATGTGGAAATTGGTGCTCAAAACATGCACTTTGAAGAAAGTGGAGCGTTCACTGGAGAACTAAGCCCGAAAGCGATAGCAGATCTTGGCGTGAAGTATGTGATTTTAGGACACTCAGAACGTCGAGAAATGTTCAATGAAACAGACGAAGCAGTTAACAAAAAAACACTTGCTGCATTCCAATACGACTTAACGCCGATTGTGTGTGTTGGTGAAACGTTGGATCAACGTGAAAGTGAGCAAACAATGTCTGTTGTGGGCGATCAAGTCAAAAAAGCTTTAACAGGATTGACAGAAGACCAACTGAAGCAAACAGTCATTGCCTATGAGCCTATTTGGGCGATTGGAACAGGAAAATCTTCCACTTCTGCAGATGCAAACGAAGTATGTTCGTATATCCGTAAAGTAGTTGCGACTGAATTTTCTCAAGAAGCAGCGGATGCGGTTCGGATTCAATACGGTGGAAGTGTTAAACCTGAAAACATTGCAGAGTATATGGCACAACCAGATATTGACGGCGCATTAGTGGGCGGAGCAAGCCTAGAAGCGAAGTCGTATCTGCAATTATTGGAGGCAGGTTCACATGAGTAA